In Acanthochromis polyacanthus isolate Apoly-LR-REF ecotype Palm Island chromosome 9, KAUST_Apoly_ChrSc, whole genome shotgun sequence, the DNA window TCTGATGAAGGTTTACAATAATGGTAGTGACAAGTGCAGCACTGTCTGAATCTGTGACCCATTCCCTTTTTTATATAAAGataggtgacaaattaaaggaaagggGTAACATAAAGTGTGAAAATGGCTacaagaacagcttcagtgAACCTTGGCATTGATTCTCCGAGTCTCTAACTTTACTGGAGTTCTGCCAAAAGATATtacctcattttgtgttttgatgatggtggtgaagaACACTGTCTTAACACTAAAATCTCACAATTAGACTGAGATTTGGTGACTGTGAAGGCTGGATGAAATCGTGAAAGAAATGGTTCATGATATGATAAGGGTCATTCCTCTCTGTCAGTATCAGCCTGGATCAGGAACGAGATATTCCTTTAATTTGTAGTACGTTTACCAGTGTtcatttgtatgaaaaaaatatttgtccaTACAGGCCTAGTTTCTTGCCAGTACTAGTAGCACGTGGTTCAAAACGCTGCTGGGCGCTGAAAACATCGTGGGGCCCTTTCAAGGAATCCAGTTGGGGGCTCTCAGAAATATTTTTGCAACAGGGTAAGGAAGTTGTGACATCCTTTGTTCCAACTAGGCTCCTCCTTCCTTCTCACCTGAAAAAAATACACCGTGACATGCTTCGTTTCATCCTGTTTTCACGTGTCCAAAGGGTCACATTAAAGCCAGATGTTTTTTTGAAAGCAAAACCCTTCACACTGCTCCTCATGTCTGTCGTTGTATATTAGTCTATATAACTCTGTAAATACGCTTCCCTACGGCTGTGTTTTTGTACGTGTCATAAATTCTATTTAATGACGTCAATCTATTATTTATTGACAATACTGCGTTACTAACTATCCTTTGTATGTCCATGCGAGTACTGCGTTAAAACTTTGATTATCTTCCGTGTTTTCTTCAACCGCTGTCACAATTTGTTATCCACTTTTTCTCCTCCAAAAGTTGCGTTTGTTTGCAAACAAAGGGAAGCCACGTGGAGAACCACAGGGGCCTGGGAACTGTTGTTTTCCTACTGAAAAAATCTCAGCGACACCTTATAAGTAGAACTCCATTACCCAAGATGCACAAGCGGCACCAGTCGAGTGGGCGCAGTGgggatggatttttttttcagctgacaAGTATATATGGGGTTCTGTGTTTACAGTTGgaagtctttgtttttgtcatcaccACAAGTCAAAATGTCCCGGCTGAATTTCAGCTCACTTTATGTTTCATAACCTTTCGAGAGCAGGGTTGTTAAAAGATACTGCTAAACTTGTTCAGgacacagatattttttttcctccatacttttttttgtttgttttcccccCACTTGAAACAGAAGAGGAAGCTTCATCTGGAAACTTCTGCATAAGGTAACAGTGAGTGTCTGTACCTAATGGCATTTTTAAGTGCTTgaatttgctttatttattgctttttggtTGAATTTGTCTTAATTTACTGAGCCAAACAACAGCGgagctactttttttttatagtatATTCAGCGGTTAACGGTCGACACGAGGCAAGTCTCCTTTGTCTAATTAGCTAAACCGAACCACATAACTTCGCTTTTTTGTGCAAACCTTGTTGTCTGACCATATATTAATACACATTTTGGTTTAAAGTCTGTAATTAATGCACAAAATGTGTACAATCTTGCCATACTTCAACACCTAATAATATTTTTAGCTAACAAGCAATAATAAATGCCAGGTGTATTGTTGGCATAagctaattttattttaaaattaattttgttcAATTTGTGCTACAGCAGCCAGTGACACAGTAATGTAAAACTGCTTTATTTAATTGTATGTGTATTGTTTACttatataatattatatttgTTTACTTCTCAGTTTGTATTAGTCAAAGTTAATCTGCGTCAGACCTCGCAGGATAAACCTGTCCCCCGGTCTACATGACTTCAATGAGGTGCTGACAAAGAACCCACGTGAATAGGTGAAGTCTGTCgagttaaaaataacaacagataAATGACCTCATAACAGCAAAGGCCAGACCTGATGCTAATTATAAAATAAACGCCATGGCATTAGAGAAAACTTTTTTAACGTTTTCATTAAATACCCTGAAGAACTTTGgaactgtaaataaacacacaatctCAGCAGGGAGCCTTGGTTGTTTgatggatgtgttttttttcttccagagaCAGGTCAAAAGACTGCTGGTGTAACAAAAACATAACTCAAGGTTATCAGTAGCTCTGACTTTGCACTTGTTCAATCATTATGCTGTGTCTGATAGCATCCCTGCCCCCACTCTCTTTCGAAACAAACCTGACTGACATGTAGGTTGGCCCTCCAACCGTTGCCTAATCTCTCTCCCgcctgtgtctctttgtcatctTGCACCTCGTGCAGTCCATTGTGCTGCAGGGCACAACTGTTAGACATGAGTTACAAGCTAGCTCCAGGAAGTATCATGCAAAGTTGTGTGCAGTTTAGAATATATTCCTTGAAATGGCTTTTTCTTGACCTGTGATGTAAGACAGTTTATCTCTACCCCATGGGCTTAAGAAGTTTGTCTTTGAGGCTCACGTGTTTTCTCCTCATTCTTCACACATGCTTTGTGGCTCTGCTCTGTGAGTGCTTTGTTTGCCTGTGGTGAATGTTCTCAATTTGTAGAAGAGTGATCCAATTAGATTGCTATTTGTGCATTCATGGCCGTTCCCTGCCTATCTCCTACTACCACATTTGATAGGCTGCTATTTTAATAGTGTATAGTGATATGTCTTGGATACATTTGTTATAATAGTACTGTGCTACCTGTTTACCATCCGCAGGCCATCCTAAAGCTTAGAGAAGGTCTACACTGAAGGTGGTCGCCATGGTGTTGATTCTGGGCAGGAGGCTGAACAGGGAGGACTCTGGGATCAGAGACTCCCCCGCTGTCAAACGCAAGGTGCTACACCGAAAcacttttaatgttttctgtattGACACTTTTGTCTCAAGTCACAATTTTCATGCATCTTTCTACATGTTGTTGTCTTCTAAGGTGTTTGAGGTTGAATCCAAAACTTTGGGCAGCCAGGATATCTTGGACTTCTGCTCTGGCTCCTCACACTCAGAGGGCATCCTGCAGGTATTCAATGAGTTTCGCGACTGCCGTCTTTTCACTGATGTGGTCATCAGTGTGCAGGGCCGTGAGTTCCCCTGCCACCGCGCCGTGCTCTCTGCCTGCTCCTCCTACTTCAGAGCCATGTTCTGCAACGATCACCGTGAGAGTCGTGAGATGCTGGTTGAGATCAACGGCATCCTGGCTGAGGCGATGGACTCCTTCCTCGCCTATGTTTACACCGGCCGCGCCAAGATCACCACTGAGAATGTCCAGTTCCTCTTCGAAACCTCCAGTCTCTTCCAGATCACCACACTGCGTGATGCCTGTGCAAAGTTCTTGGAGGACCAGCTGGATCCATGCAACTGCCTGGGCATTCAGCGCTTTGCAGAAGCGCATTCTCTGAAGCAGCTAGCCAGCCGCTGCCGTAGTTATGCCCTGGCCAACTTCTCAGAGGTGGCTCAGCATGAAGAGTTCCTTGACCTGCACCAAGAAGAGCTGGAAGAGTACATTAACAGTGATGAGCTGTCCATCGGTAAGGAGGAGGTGGTGTTTGAGGCAGTGATGCGATGGGTGTACCACAGTGTGGAGCACAGGAGGCCCATGCTGAAGGCTCTCCTGCACCATGTTCGTTTGCCCCTTTTGCACCCCAACTACTTTGTCCAGACTGTGGAGGGAGATCAGCTCATCCAGAACGCTCCAGAGTGCTACCACCTTCTTCATGAGGCCAGGCGCTACCACGTGCTAGGAAATGAAATGATGTCACCCAGAACTCGTCCACGCAGGTCAGTAAAACGTCAACTTCCTAGGTATGAAGGAGATGACAAATACCGTAGATATGATAACCCGTTGAAGTAGTATGACTTGTTAACTGACAGTGCATGCTGCGCGACAGTCACAGGAATGACACATTGATACATGCATTGATCTTTCTTATTGAAAACCAGATTTGTGTAATCTTTTCTGACTGTCGAGTTGGCTTAAATCATTTATTCTGCTGTGATGATAGAGATCAATTTAATATAGGAGAACACATTCCTTCAGCACTTAGTTAATCTTTTAT includes these proteins:
- the klhl24a gene encoding kelch-like protein 24a codes for the protein MVLILGRRLNREDSGIRDSPAVKRKVFEVESKTLGSQDILDFCSGSSHSEGILQVFNEFRDCRLFTDVVISVQGREFPCHRAVLSACSSYFRAMFCNDHRESREMLVEINGILAEAMDSFLAYVYTGRAKITTENVQFLFETSSLFQITTLRDACAKFLEDQLDPCNCLGIQRFAEAHSLKQLASRCRSYALANFSEVAQHEEFLDLHQEELEEYINSDELSIGKEEVVFEAVMRWVYHSVEHRRPMLKALLHHVRLPLLHPNYFVQTVEGDQLIQNAPECYHLLHEARRYHVLGNEMMSPRTRPRRSTGYSEVIVVVGGCERVGGFNLPYTECYDPVTGEWKSLAKLPEFTKSEYAVCALRNDILVSGGRINSRDVWMYNSQLNLWIRVASLNKGRWRHKMGVLLGKVYAVGGYDGQSRLSSVECYDSFSNRWTEVAPMKEAVSSPAVASCAGKLFVIGGGPDDETCSDKVQCYDPETDSWLLRANIPIAKRCITAVSLNNLIYVCGGLTKSIFCYDPAEDYWMHVVHTFNKQESCGMSVCNGKIFILGGRGESGEATDTILCYDPSTGIITGVAAMPRPISYHGCVTIHRYNDKYHRQ